A single window of Paenibacillus sp. FSL H8-0537 DNA harbors:
- the guaA gene encoding glutamine-hydrolyzing GMP synthase, with the protein MNKPNEIIIVLDFGGQYNQLIARRIRDLGVYSELLPFNTSVERIREIQPKGIVFSGGPASVYETNSPLVDPAIYDLGIPIFGICYGMQLMSHQLQGKVERAGKREYGKAEVDFTPDSRLTQGLDARQTVWMSHSDLVVEPPTGFNVDASTEHAPIAAMSNPDKHFYAVQFHPEVRHSVFGNEMIRNFLYNICDCDGNWSMETFIEDTIRDIRDQVGDKKVLCALSGGVDSSVVAILLHKAIGDQLTCMFIDHGLLRKDEAEGVMETFVGKFDMKVVKIDARERFMSKLAGVDDPEQKRKIIGNEFIYVFQEESDKFDDFEFLAQGTLYTDIVESGTATAQTIKSHHNVGGLPEDIKFKLVEPLKALFKDEVRKVGSECGLPDAIVWRQPFPGPGLAIRVLGEVTEEKLTIVRESDAILRDEIAKAGLDREIWQYFTALPNMKSVGVMGDARTYSYTVGIRAVTSIDGMTADWARIPWDVLEKISVRIVNEVDNVNRIVYDVTSKPPATIEWE; encoded by the coding sequence ATGAACAAGCCAAATGAAATCATCATTGTTCTGGACTTCGGAGGACAATACAATCAGCTAATCGCACGCCGCATTCGTGATTTGGGCGTATACAGCGAGCTGCTGCCATTTAATACATCGGTTGAGCGTATTCGTGAAATTCAGCCGAAAGGGATTGTGTTCTCAGGAGGTCCAGCCAGCGTATACGAAACGAACTCGCCGCTTGTTGACCCGGCAATCTACGATCTGGGAATTCCGATCTTTGGCATTTGCTACGGCATGCAGCTGATGTCGCATCAATTGCAAGGTAAAGTAGAGCGCGCAGGCAAACGTGAATACGGTAAAGCAGAGGTTGATTTTACGCCGGACAGCCGTTTGACGCAAGGCCTAGACGCTCGCCAAACCGTATGGATGAGCCACAGCGATCTCGTAGTAGAGCCGCCAACAGGCTTCAACGTTGACGCAAGCACGGAGCATGCTCCAATTGCGGCAATGAGCAACCCGGACAAGCACTTCTATGCGGTGCAATTCCATCCGGAGGTTCGTCACTCTGTATTCGGCAATGAAATGATTCGCAACTTCCTCTACAACATTTGCGACTGTGACGGCAACTGGTCGATGGAGACATTTATCGAGGATACAATCCGCGATATTCGCGATCAGGTTGGTGACAAGAAGGTACTATGCGCCCTTTCCGGCGGTGTAGATTCCTCCGTTGTTGCGATTTTGCTGCACAAGGCGATCGGCGATCAGCTTACTTGTATGTTTATTGACCACGGCTTGCTCCGCAAGGATGAAGCAGAAGGCGTTATGGAAACATTCGTGGGCAAATTCGATATGAAGGTTGTCAAAATCGATGCAAGAGAGCGTTTTATGAGCAAGCTTGCGGGCGTTGACGATCCTGAGCAAAAACGTAAAATTATCGGCAACGAATTCATTTACGTTTTCCAAGAAGAGTCGGATAAATTCGATGACTTTGAATTTTTGGCGCAAGGCACGCTGTATACGGATATCGTAGAGAGCGGTACAGCTACAGCCCAAACGATCAAGTCCCACCATAATGTCGGCGGATTGCCGGAAGACATTAAATTCAAGCTTGTAGAGCCGCTTAAAGCGCTATTCAAGGATGAGGTTCGTAAAGTCGGTTCCGAGTGCGGATTGCCAGATGCCATCGTATGGCGTCAGCCATTCCCAGGTCCAGGCCTTGCGATTCGCGTGCTTGGCGAAGTAACCGAAGAGAAGCTGACGATCGTACGCGAGTCGGATGCGATTCTTCGCGATGAAATTGCCAAGGCTGGCCTCGACCGCGAAATTTGGCAATACTTTACTGCGCTTCCGAACATGAAGAGCGTAGGCGTTATGGGCGATGCCCGCACGTATTCCTACACCGTAGGTATCCGCGCTGTTACGTCGATTGACGGAATGACAGCAGACTGGGCACGTATCCCTTGGGATGTGCTTGAGAAAATTTCGGTTCGTATCGTAAACGAAGTAGACAACGTGAACCGTATCGTCTATGACGTTACTTCGAAACCACCAGCTACAATTGAGTGGGAATAG
- a CDS encoding GyrI-like domain-containing protein — protein MNVLKEVVLTEREAFHVVGLQWEGTFAEAAAGRIKDIQKQLQQRVTEINHVRERNKLLGLSFHTTNTGFTHYAAVQAEAVGCVPEGMYSLSIPHLTYATYDHHANENIEASYKYVYNWIKQNGHRPLSDGLTHLEFYPMGRDPYAPNPKFTILIPLAE, from the coding sequence ATGAACGTTTTGAAGGAGGTAGTTCTTACAGAGCGCGAAGCTTTTCACGTCGTAGGACTACAATGGGAAGGTACCTTTGCCGAAGCAGCAGCAGGCAGAATCAAAGACATTCAGAAGCAATTGCAGCAGCGTGTAACGGAAATCAACCATGTGCGGGAGCGCAATAAGCTGCTCGGGCTTTCTTTTCACACGACAAATACAGGCTTTACTCATTATGCGGCCGTTCAGGCAGAGGCAGTAGGCTGTGTGCCCGAAGGCATGTACAGTCTCTCTATTCCTCATCTGACGTATGCCACATACGATCATCACGCGAACGAAAACATAGAAGCTTCCTACAAATACGTGTATAACTGGATCAAACAAAACGGACATAGGCCGCTTTCGGATGGCTTGACGCATTTGGAATTTTATCCGATGGGCCGTGATCCTTATGCTCCTAACCCAAAATTTACCATCCTCATTCCGCTTGCAGAATAA
- a CDS encoding MoxR family ATPase, with product MMIHSKYQSTARQEETDVCQELPQVLIHRMLQRVEGVLLGKRKLVRQMFTALLAGGHVLLEDKPGVGKTVLAEACARVIGGEFKRIQFTSDMLPSDVLGGAVWDAARGELKYVTGPIMGNVVLADEINRASPRTQSALLEAMEERRITVDGETRPLPSPFMLIATQNPLRFEGTSRLPEAQLDRFMMRLSIGYPEPQFEKQLLEQYADGQRQEPHKIRPVLMPEEWLRMQREVRLAHVHPGLIEYMVQVADASRKMPELSLAMSPRAGRDWLRAAQASAYLEGRGYVLPDDLLATGEAVLTHRLEVYPGAPGRMTAAKLARQLLHTTPLPAAVLPQAAGGRR from the coding sequence ATGATGATTCATTCAAAATATCAATCTACCGCTCGGCAAGAGGAGACGGATGTATGTCAGGAGCTGCCGCAGGTGCTTATTCATCGCATGCTTCAGCGTGTGGAAGGCGTTCTGCTAGGCAAGAGAAAATTGGTCAGGCAAATGTTCACCGCGCTGCTGGCGGGTGGGCATGTGCTGCTCGAGGATAAGCCGGGAGTCGGCAAAACCGTGCTTGCAGAAGCCTGTGCCCGTGTGATCGGCGGGGAGTTCAAGCGCATTCAATTCACATCGGACATGCTGCCGTCGGATGTGCTCGGCGGAGCGGTATGGGATGCGGCTCGAGGCGAGCTGAAGTATGTAACAGGCCCGATCATGGGCAATGTCGTGCTGGCGGATGAAATCAACCGTGCTTCTCCCCGTACCCAGTCTGCATTGCTTGAAGCGATGGAGGAGCGGCGGATTACGGTGGATGGAGAGACAAGGCCGCTACCGTCGCCGTTTATGCTGATTGCTACGCAAAATCCGCTGCGTTTTGAAGGGACGAGCAGGCTGCCGGAGGCACAGCTGGACCGTTTTATGATGCGGCTGTCTATTGGGTATCCCGAGCCGCAGTTTGAGAAGCAATTGCTGGAGCAATATGCTGATGGGCAGCGGCAGGAGCCTCATAAAATCAGGCCCGTGCTTATGCCGGAGGAATGGCTGCGGATGCAGCGGGAAGTGCGCTTGGCCCATGTGCATCCTGGCCTGATTGAATATATGGTGCAAGTGGCAGACGCTTCGCGGAAAATGCCTGAGCTGTCGCTTGCGATGAGCCCGCGTGCCGGCAGGGACTGGCTGAGAGCGGCGCAGGCCTCAGCTTATTTGGAAGGCAGAGGTTATGTGCTTCCAGATGATTTGCTGGCGACAGGCGAAGCGGTGCTGACGCATCGGCTGGAGGTTTATCCAGGAGCACCGGGGCGGATGACAGCAGCGAAGCTTGCACGGCAACTGCTGCACACTACACCGCTTCCAGCTGCCGTGCTGCCGCAGGCTGCTGGAGGGCGGCGCTAA
- a CDS encoding oxidoreductase, with protein sequence MSVVWTKDNITDVSEQVVIITGANSGLGFETAAALAERKAKVILAVRNMEKGSEAVGKIKSLYPGAHVTPMQLDLGDLNSVRTFAADFMNQYESLSILINNAGIMIPPLRLTKDGFESQFGGNHLGHFALTGLLLPKLISTPNSRVVTVSSIAAHNAAIDFDNLDGSKGYSAIKFYGQSKLANLMFARELQNKLRSNHLDVASVVCHPGISNTNLFSFGSGKQANTFMRMLTGLFSQPAHMGALPTLYAATAPTIKGGEYIGPDGRGGRKGYPKSAEIINKLYDADLSNRLWNISESLTGVSYKFN encoded by the coding sequence ATGAGCGTAGTTTGGACCAAAGACAACATCACAGATGTGTCAGAGCAAGTAGTCATTATTACAGGCGCGAATAGCGGGTTAGGTTTTGAAACAGCAGCAGCACTAGCTGAAAGAAAGGCGAAGGTTATATTAGCTGTTCGGAACATGGAGAAGGGAAGCGAGGCAGTCGGCAAAATAAAGTCGCTCTATCCGGGTGCACATGTGACACCGATGCAGCTCGACCTTGGTGATTTGAATAGCGTTAGGACGTTCGCTGCAGATTTTATGAATCAATATGAGTCGCTGTCTATTCTTATCAATAATGCAGGCATTATGATTCCGCCTCTTCGCTTGACCAAGGATGGCTTTGAATCACAGTTTGGCGGAAACCATTTGGGCCATTTTGCACTGACAGGCCTGCTCTTGCCAAAGTTAATTTCGACTCCAAATTCAAGAGTTGTTACCGTAAGCAGTATAGCTGCTCATAATGCCGCTATCGATTTTGACAATTTAGACGGTTCCAAGGGATACAGCGCTATAAAGTTTTATGGACAAAGCAAACTGGCCAATCTCATGTTTGCCAGAGAGCTTCAAAACAAGCTGCGTTCCAATCATTTAGATGTGGCAAGCGTAGTCTGTCATCCGGGAATATCCAATACCAATTTATTTTCCTTCGGTTCAGGAAAACAGGCCAACACATTCATGCGTATGCTTACGGGTTTATTTAGTCAGCCAGCACATATGGGGGCTTTGCCTACCTTGTATGCTGCTACAGCACCTACAATCAAGGGCGGGGAGTATATAGGCCCGGATGGCAGAGGCGGCAGGAAAGGTTATCCTAAGAGTGCCGAGATTATTAATAAATTATACGATGCTGATCTTTCAAATCGGTTATGGAATATTTCAGAAAGCTTAACGGGTGTTTCTTACAAGTTCAACTAG
- a CDS encoding rhodanese-related sulfurtransferase codes for MNNHSNYQVLLYYKFVAIPDAEQFAAEHLAYCKELNVRGRILIADEGINGTVSGTIEQTEQYMRDLLSNPLFADMVFKIDEADQHAFPKMFVRYKKELVTLRYDKPLDPNTLTGTHLSPKEFHDYLQREDVIVLDGRSDYEYDLGHFRNAIRPDLKTFKEFPEWLRENMADMKDKPIITYCTGGIRCEKLTGVMLSEGFKDVYQLDGGIVTYGKDEEVQGKLFDGKCYVFDERISVTINRTDEAVVVGKCYHCEAPAETYINCADDTCHRQHIVCPDCEETHHGFCSMDCEEHVTSV; via the coding sequence ATGAACAACCATTCCAACTATCAGGTCTTATTGTATTATAAATTTGTTGCGATCCCCGATGCGGAGCAATTCGCAGCCGAACATCTGGCTTACTGCAAGGAGTTAAACGTGCGAGGCCGCATTCTTATTGCGGACGAAGGCATTAATGGCACGGTTTCCGGAACGATTGAGCAAACCGAGCAATACATGCGAGACCTGCTCTCCAATCCGTTATTTGCCGATATGGTATTTAAGATTGATGAAGCTGATCAGCATGCATTCCCTAAAATGTTTGTCCGTTATAAAAAGGAGCTCGTTACTCTCCGCTACGACAAACCGCTTGACCCTAATACATTAACCGGAACGCATTTGTCTCCAAAAGAGTTCCACGACTATTTGCAAAGGGAAGACGTCATCGTGCTTGACGGCCGAAGCGATTACGAATACGATCTCGGACATTTCCGCAATGCGATCAGGCCTGATCTTAAAACCTTCAAGGAATTTCCGGAATGGCTTCGCGAAAATATGGCGGATATGAAGGACAAGCCGATCATTACTTATTGTACTGGCGGTATCCGCTGCGAGAAGCTGACTGGCGTCATGCTAAGCGAAGGCTTCAAGGATGTCTATCAGCTTGATGGTGGCATTGTCACCTATGGCAAAGACGAGGAAGTTCAAGGAAAGCTTTTCGATGGCAAATGTTATGTGTTCGATGAGCGGATTTCGGTGACCATTAACCGCACGGATGAAGCTGTCGTCGTCGGAAAATGCTATCACTGCGAAGCTCCCGCGGAAACCTACATTAACTGCGCCGATGATACTTGTCACCGTCAGCATATTGTATGCCCGGACTGTGAGGAGACCCATCACGGCTTCTGCTCTATGGATTGCGAGGAGCATGTGACAAGCGTTTAA
- a CDS encoding DUF58 domain-containing protein — MAVSSADHEAVQIGQGDAGEGQAKAASYEQAAEEENELGSQRLGRTRWGVWVVLLAGWCAALAAVFQRGLAVEWFMLAVLGCLMLLSAGLPWLAVQGLKVSRQLDEDKIRDGGEAGVQLMLDRAYPIPFVWLALEDTMVNRSTAKQERVSYRYAAQLHFETGLALSYRAQLIRRGEHSFEAVTVTVSDYLGLTAVSRTFACRSGLLAVPALPEAVAAPGAAALRGSRLAAVIRLDPGKMDAQEAGSGREPSEHQHAGKQAGIGPEMRPYREGDSLRHVNWRVAARGRGLHTKEHGTALHRPSVLMAIDNTESAYDSDERFFDACAGWAAGVLEQDHRAGNRVQLIAGQAVIDDGAAGAGAGMKVASIQPSASAQPDSGAGMLSGAEVDKQQEREAGSSANAELNAWLETDAHGNSSTTESMQAVLEQLARLKLVQNGRFVARVSGELDQMPRGGILRCFTADWRNSASWGQLASRAAEQGCQVLLYMLIKQSTPTFAMREQQKWLESFGVRTYWLTYPERMNEQPQLTKGRIRYGDI; from the coding sequence ATGGCGGTTTCCAGTGCGGATCACGAGGCAGTGCAGATCGGGCAAGGAGATGCTGGGGAAGGGCAAGCGAAAGCGGCGAGTTATGAGCAAGCGGCAGAAGAGGAGAATGAGCTCGGATCGCAGAGGCTGGGCCGGACGCGGTGGGGAGTATGGGTGGTCCTGCTAGCGGGATGGTGTGCGGCCCTTGCGGCTGTTTTTCAGCGGGGATTGGCAGTGGAGTGGTTTATGCTCGCCGTGCTTGGCTGCCTCATGCTGCTTAGCGCCGGATTGCCTTGGCTTGCTGTACAGGGCCTAAAGGTGAGCCGCCAGCTTGACGAAGACAAGATTCGCGATGGGGGAGAGGCAGGGGTGCAGCTCATGCTGGACCGAGCTTATCCTATTCCCTTCGTTTGGCTGGCGCTTGAAGATACGATGGTCAATAGGAGTACGGCAAAGCAGGAACGAGTCTCCTACCGCTATGCGGCTCAGCTTCATTTTGAAACGGGACTGGCGCTTAGTTATAGGGCGCAGCTTATTCGGCGCGGGGAGCACAGCTTTGAGGCGGTTACCGTTACGGTGAGCGATTATTTAGGATTAACGGCTGTGAGCCGAACGTTTGCTTGCCGCAGCGGGCTGCTTGCGGTTCCTGCGCTGCCAGAGGCTGTAGCGGCTCCGGGTGCGGCGGCGCTTCGGGGCAGCCGTTTGGCGGCTGTTATTAGGCTGGACCCGGGCAAAATGGATGCTCAGGAGGCGGGCTCAGGGCGTGAGCCGTCTGAACATCAGCATGCGGGCAAACAGGCAGGAATTGGCCCAGAGATGCGGCCATACCGGGAAGGGGATTCGCTGCGCCATGTCAATTGGAGGGTAGCTGCGCGTGGACGCGGGCTGCATACGAAGGAGCATGGCACAGCGCTTCATCGCCCATCGGTGCTCATGGCGATCGACAACACGGAAAGCGCTTATGACAGCGACGAAAGGTTTTTTGATGCCTGCGCCGGTTGGGCTGCCGGTGTGCTGGAGCAGGATCATAGGGCGGGAAACCGGGTGCAGCTCATTGCTGGTCAGGCGGTCATAGACGATGGCGCAGCGGGAGCAGGGGCGGGCATGAAAGTGGCATCGATACAGCCATCAGCATCGGCACAGCCAGATAGCGGTGCTGGAATGCTTTCGGGAGCGGAAGTGGATAAGCAGCAGGAGAGGGAGGCCGGAAGCTCAGCGAACGCGGAGCTAAATGCATGGCTGGAAACGGATGCACATGGGAACAGCAGCACAACTGAAAGTATGCAAGCGGTGCTGGAGCAGCTTGCACGGCTGAAGCTGGTGCAAAATGGCCGGTTTGTTGCAAGGGTAAGCGGCGAGCTGGACCAAATGCCTAGAGGCGGCATATTGCGCTGCTTCACCGCCGATTGGCGCAATAGCGCAAGCTGGGGGCAGCTGGCCTCCCGAGCAGCGGAGCAGGGCTGCCAAGTGCTGCTGTATATGCTGATCAAGCAAAGCACGCCTACCTTTGCAATGCGTGAGCAGCAGAAATGGCTGGAGAGCTTCGGTGTCCGCACCTATTGGCTGACATATCCGGAGCGGATGAACGAACAGCCGCAGTTAACGAAGGGAAGGATTCGTTATGGCGATATTTAA
- a CDS encoding MarR family transcriptional regulator → MENLKLEYYLKLFQTFEILERKWIKDWNQNNQVGLSKSHIRILGILNDKGPQRPSKLADDLNITTGGITLLTKKMLDDGYIIRSEGHRDRRVVQLEISATGKDILATAQEEINRLMENMFNKMTLEEMQTMAALLNKLL, encoded by the coding sequence ATGGAGAATTTGAAACTCGAGTATTACCTCAAGCTATTTCAAACCTTCGAGATACTGGAGCGGAAATGGATTAAGGATTGGAATCAGAACAATCAAGTGGGACTTTCAAAAAGTCATATTAGAATACTTGGAATATTAAATGACAAAGGCCCGCAAAGACCCTCTAAGCTGGCGGACGACCTAAACATAACGACGGGCGGCATAACGCTGCTTACAAAAAAAATGCTTGATGACGGTTATATCATCCGGTCAGAGGGCCATCGGGACCGCAGAGTGGTGCAGTTGGAAATCAGCGCTACAGGCAAAGACATTTTAGCCACAGCGCAAGAAGAAATTAATCGGCTCATGGAAAATATGTTTAATAAGATGACGTTGGAAGAAATGCAGACAATGGCTGCACTTTTAAACAAGCTGCTATAA
- a CDS encoding transglutaminase-like domain-containing protein, translating into MAIFNAQGEPAFGYRIWTSLLLFGLLAEWMLPWSEAGSRYYIDVAQPLILFVGCIAIAGLLRAPWYIMLVVYAVIGITSMMRLYKGPDVGPLEWASGFASRFAEEVGGLFGMGAAWGMSTELQALLLFTGFALLVPALQALIWLRQLGLALAGITAGYLILLHAWLGMDVLNALLRVTVEGMLLGAIVMFARMRRLQGEESREEAQTATYRWSTSAFVVVGLCLGAGLLLSGGKSAANSPAAWTEPLTARLEQYVLGLEHGNPKAALASADASGSYASTGYGFDDSTLGAPLKQDERIVFTGLSPVRTYWRGETKAFYTGKGWQETEQRLTLLPIQNGGERIVSVNGEGSVKEESEAVEAIAEAAIEVEADTALKTETETDADIKIGTVKGAEAGEGRDIKSQGTGAETAVSPERVVVQTVLLKQAERGLPLFMGGTSGTLLDITSSEPKSKLNTYLKNEASGTLYAPSDKVLIDRYTVQTLLPVMDEAALRSGGMQAGEKEALAEYLQLPESLPSRVAALAAEVAGGGLTSRYDQVKAVETYLRSSYTYSAENSTLPKGGADFVDDFLFKQHEGYCVHFSSAMVIMLRTQGIPARWVKGFAPGTVSSEQPDTRKDTAHAGVKLTAYEVKSKDAHAWVEVYFPGAGWVPFDPTPGYGGEGTAGSAAAGGEGAAGAFASAAARPIGQRAQALAVAAAEQAATALAQGADALARAALGAAEAAAGATPAAKGAAGAAALALAAVLCAAAQHRRLRLRLALRRYSAASRGGTPDRGSAGVQKQFAAVSAAIWPQLDRCVAKRQPQQTARQYAAAQAALLPTSQAEALQRFVTWDDAARYGQRRAWQAPLPEELSAAAALLCARRHSARRT; encoded by the coding sequence ATGGCGATATTTAATGCGCAGGGGGAGCCGGCATTCGGCTACCGCATTTGGACGAGCTTGCTGCTGTTTGGCCTGCTTGCCGAGTGGATGCTTCCATGGTCGGAGGCTGGCAGCCGTTATTATATTGATGTGGCTCAGCCTCTAATTCTATTTGTAGGCTGTATTGCTATAGCGGGCTTGCTGCGCGCGCCCTGGTATATCATGCTTGTCGTTTATGCGGTCATTGGCATTACAAGCATGATGCGTCTGTATAAAGGCCCGGATGTGGGTCCGCTGGAGTGGGCATCCGGTTTTGCCAGCCGCTTTGCTGAGGAAGTGGGTGGACTTTTCGGGATGGGAGCAGCATGGGGCATGTCAACAGAGCTGCAGGCGCTGCTGCTGTTTACCGGCTTTGCGCTGCTCGTGCCCGCGCTGCAGGCTTTAATTTGGCTGCGCCAGCTAGGGCTGGCTTTGGCGGGCATAACGGCAGGGTATTTGATTTTGCTGCATGCATGGCTTGGCATGGATGTGCTGAATGCGCTGCTGCGCGTGACGGTGGAGGGCATGCTGCTTGGAGCGATAGTCATGTTCGCACGGATGAGAAGGCTGCAGGGGGAAGAGAGCCGCGAGGAAGCGCAGACAGCAACTTATCGCTGGTCGACTTCCGCTTTCGTTGTTGTGGGGCTGTGTCTGGGCGCCGGACTTCTGCTTTCCGGAGGGAAATCCGCTGCAAATAGCCCCGCAGCTTGGACGGAGCCGCTAACCGCAAGGCTGGAGCAGTATGTGCTTGGTCTGGAGCACGGCAATCCGAAGGCTGCGCTGGCTTCGGCAGATGCAAGCGGCAGCTACGCTTCCACGGGCTATGGATTTGATGACAGCACATTAGGCGCTCCGTTAAAGCAGGATGAACGAATTGTTTTTACGGGGCTGTCTCCTGTGCGGACATATTGGCGCGGGGAGACGAAAGCCTTTTATACCGGTAAAGGGTGGCAGGAAACGGAGCAGCGTTTGACGCTGCTGCCTATTCAAAATGGTGGAGAGCGGATTGTGTCCGTTAATGGCGAGGGAAGTGTGAAGGAAGAAAGTGAGGCGGTAGAGGCCATTGCAGAGGCAGCGATAGAGGTAGAGGCAGATACAGCGCTAAAGACAGAGACAGAGACAGATGCAGATATAAAGATAGGTACAGTGAAAGGTGCAGAGGCTGGAGAAGGCAGGGATATAAAAAGCCAAGGTACAGGCGCGGAGACAGCCGTCAGCCCAGAGCGAGTCGTCGTTCAAACGGTGCTTCTTAAACAGGCGGAGCGAGGCCTTCCGCTTTTTATGGGCGGGACATCCGGTACTTTGCTGGATATAACCTCCTCGGAGCCAAAAAGCAAGCTGAACACTTATTTAAAAAATGAAGCGTCGGGTACGCTGTACGCCCCTTCGGATAAGGTGCTTATAGATAGGTACACCGTTCAGACGCTGCTTCCCGTGATGGATGAAGCTGCCTTGCGCAGTGGCGGTATGCAAGCGGGAGAGAAGGAAGCACTGGCCGAGTATTTACAGCTGCCGGAATCGCTGCCGAGCCGTGTTGCTGCACTGGCAGCCGAGGTAGCGGGGGGCGGATTAACGAGCCGCTATGATCAGGTGAAGGCGGTTGAAACTTATTTGCGAAGCAGCTATACCTATTCGGCTGAAAATAGTACGCTCCCTAAAGGCGGAGCAGATTTCGTGGACGATTTTTTGTTTAAGCAGCATGAAGGGTATTGCGTGCATTTTTCCAGTGCGATGGTCATTATGCTTCGTACACAAGGCATACCAGCTAGATGGGTGAAGGGCTTTGCGCCCGGCACCGTTTCTTCGGAGCAGCCGGATACACGAAAGGATACCGCCCATGCAGGAGTAAAGCTGACTGCCTATGAGGTGAAAAGCAAGGATGCCCATGCTTGGGTGGAAGTGTACTTCCCAGGCGCAGGCTGGGTGCCTTTTGATCCGACGCCGGGGTATGGCGGCGAGGGAACAGCCGGCAGTGCGGCGGCAGGCGGCGAAGGGGCCGCCGGAGCTTTTGCCAGCGCTGCTGCGCGCCCGATAGGGCAGCGCGCGCAAGCGCTGGCTGTGGCGGCGGCTGAGCAGGCCGCCACGGCTCTCGCGCAAGGGGCGGATGCCCTTGCGCGTGCGGCGCTTGGCGCCGCCGAGGCAGCGGCGGGGGCGACGCCCGCCGCTAAAGGCGCCGCAGGCGCGGCTGCGCTGGCGCTGGCAGCCGTGCTCTGCGCTGCGGCGCAGCATAGGCGGCTGCGCCTGCGGCTGGCGCTGCGCCGCTACAGCGCCGCCTCCCGCGGCGGGACGCCGGACCGCGGCAGCGCCGGCGTCCAAAAGCAGTTTGCCGCAGTATCGGCGGCAATCTGGCCACAGCTGGACCGCTGCGTAGCCAAAAGGCAGCCGCAGCAAACAGCAAGGCAATACGCAGCAGCGCAGGCCGCTCTGCTGCCCACCTCCCAGGCCGAAGCCTTGCAGCGCTTCGTCACCTGGGATGACGCCGCCCGCTATGGGCAGCGGCGTGCCTGGCAAGCGCCGCTGCCGGAGGAGCTGTCGGCAGCGGCCGCCCTATTATGTGCCCGCAGGCATTCCGCGCGGCGCACATAA